A portion of the Adhaeribacter radiodurans genome contains these proteins:
- a CDS encoding AAA family ATPase, whose protein sequence is MRIDKLEIKSSWKNLEGFTVDFDEARDVAVLIGRNGSSKSNLLEALIWIFRNIDLKASSKFSYSIQYRINGSEVRIQSEVDQQARGEVNGKLVNALQLRDKWTPRYLVGYYSGTSDRFAELFEKHDNLALKETLEKNASESLMFRRFIYARPEHGLFALLSFYLSEDEEVMKFLEDLPRIEAFDSALLILHKPPWAPTNAKAEDFWGAKGPVRKLLESFRRNSLAPFSKLEPADNKNRGKREVMYLYLPDINALHSLAKEYGSDPRTFFQALDTMRISQLIRDVRVRVKIKGSSSAIHTRQLSEGEQQLLTVLGLMRFTRNEDSLYLLDEPDTHLNPAWGLEYLDKLRKIGGIEKRSHTILATHDPLLVSGLLKQEIRVMHRSMNSGVIAIEPEESPRGTGVAGVLTSELYGLESQLDKFSLRVLKRIYEVSLMKDYPLRHQHLKRLRKLVPGITPTDYSPDPYRNIAKLAYEQTLALILKSENNNDLKREAVDRLSNMLYSETNGSKL, encoded by the coding sequence ATGCGGATTGACAAATTAGAAATTAAAAGTTCTTGGAAGAATTTAGAAGGGTTTACAGTAGATTTTGATGAAGCGCGTGATGTTGCAGTTCTAATTGGTAGAAATGGTTCGTCCAAAAGTAACCTACTTGAAGCACTTATTTGGATATTTCGAAATATTGATCTTAAAGCATCCTCTAAATTTTCTTATTCTATCCAGTATAGAATAAATGGTTCTGAGGTTCGCATTCAGTCAGAAGTAGACCAACAAGCAAGGGGAGAAGTTAATGGAAAGCTTGTAAATGCCTTACAACTTCGGGATAAGTGGACACCACGATATCTTGTTGGATATTATTCTGGGACCAGTGATCGATTTGCTGAATTATTTGAAAAACATGATAATTTGGCTTTAAAGGAAACACTGGAGAAAAATGCTAGTGAATCTTTAATGTTTCGCCGTTTTATTTACGCACGCCCTGAGCATGGGTTATTTGCGCTGCTTTCCTTTTACTTATCGGAGGATGAGGAAGTAATGAAGTTCCTTGAAGATTTGCCTAGAATAGAGGCATTTGATTCTGCACTTTTGATACTTCATAAGCCCCCTTGGGCACCAACAAATGCCAAAGCTGAGGACTTTTGGGGTGCTAAAGGCCCCGTTAGAAAACTATTAGAAAGTTTTCGTAGAAATAGTTTAGCTCCATTTAGTAAACTAGAGCCTGCTGACAATAAGAATCGAGGAAAGCGAGAAGTAATGTATTTATATCTTCCAGATATAAATGCTCTTCATTCATTAGCTAAGGAATACGGAAGTGATCCTCGCACCTTTTTTCAGGCTCTTGACACTATGCGGATTAGTCAATTAATACGTGATGTAAGAGTTCGAGTAAAAATAAAGGGATCATCAAGTGCAATTCACACTAGACAACTAAGTGAGGGCGAGCAGCAACTTTTAACTGTATTGGGATTGATGAGGTTTACCCGAAACGAAGATTCATTGTATCTATTAGACGAACCTGATACACATCTTAATCCAGCATGGGGACTAGAGTATTTGGATAAACTTCGAAAAATTGGTGGTATTGAAAAGAGAAGTCATACAATACTTGCCACACATGATCCACTTCTTGTATCAGGCTTACTAAAGCAGGAGATAAGAGTTATGCACCGATCTATGAATAGTGGAGTGATAGCTATTGAACCTGAAGAGAGCCCAAGAGGTACAGGTGTAGCTGGAGTATTAACAAGTGAACTTTATGGATTAGAGAGCCAACTCGATAAATTTAGTCTGCGTGTTCTTAAACGAATTTATGAAGTTTCATTGATGAAGGACTATCCATTGCGCCATCAACACCTTAAAAGACTTCGTAAATTAGTTCCTGGGATTACACCCACTGACTATTCTCCAGATCCCTACAGAAATATCGCTAAGTTAGCTTACGAACAAACCCTTGCTCTAATTTTAAAATCTGAAAATAATAATGATTTGAAAAGAGAAGCAGTAGATCGACTTTCAAATATGTTATATAGTGAGACAAATGGTTCAAAGCTATGA